A single genomic interval of Streptomyces graminofaciens harbors:
- a CDS encoding putative bifunctional diguanylate cyclase/phosphodiesterase: MSGTSQGPAPAADLVRPNTTERDMDVSVRVPVLSSSDDTRSPAAFAAAPLAMAVVDREGLVVSANAAMGTLLGAGGASGAEALVGRVAAELVDLASDNRTWHAYREVLRGRQARLRCTRRLKHPDGTSLWVQVSVAPLPEEERAVLVSVTDISGQRQLQARLHHLQMHDPVTRLPNRALFFERLAAALERDAYEESGTGRIGLVYLDLDGFKAVNDTLGHRVGDRLLAAVAERLTRCADEAGHCRTAGGAAAGAPLVARLGGDEFALLVEDSTGTEQLADLAESVLGALQAPFDLAGQRLTLSASIGVVERQSASTTATGLMQAADTTLYWAKADGKARWTLFDPERNAHRMTRQALSSTLRSAIGRGEFKLDYQPLVRMVNGEVRGVEALVRWHHPQFGLLAPNRFISLAEEDGSIVQLGRWILATACRQARRWQIDHPDRAPIFVSVNVAVRQVWDSDLVADVAEILAETGLAPHLLQLELTESALMGSAGRPLQALRALSDMGVRIAIDDFGTGYSNLAYLSRLPVSVLKLDGAFVRGFQYEDSAEGAGDDGQPNAADEIIVEALVQLAHRLGLSVTAEGVETDTQASRLRRLGCDTGQGWLYSRAVSPERIAEMLGAAACPQA; encoded by the coding sequence GTGAGCGGAACGTCCCAAGGGCCGGCGCCCGCGGCAGACCTCGTCCGGCCGAACACTACAGAGCGTGACATGGATGTGTCGGTTCGTGTGCCGGTACTGTCCTCCTCCGATGACACCCGAAGTCCGGCCGCCTTCGCCGCCGCGCCGCTGGCCATGGCCGTCGTGGACCGGGAGGGGCTGGTCGTCAGCGCCAACGCGGCGATGGGCACGCTGCTCGGCGCCGGGGGCGCGAGCGGAGCCGAGGCGCTGGTGGGGCGGGTCGCCGCCGAGCTGGTGGACCTCGCGTCGGACAACCGCACCTGGCACGCGTACCGCGAGGTGCTGCGTGGCCGGCAGGCCCGGCTGCGCTGTACGCGTCGGCTGAAACATCCCGACGGGACCTCGCTGTGGGTCCAGGTCTCGGTGGCGCCGCTGCCCGAGGAGGAGCGGGCGGTGCTGGTTTCGGTCACCGACATCAGCGGCCAGCGGCAACTTCAGGCCAGGCTCCACCACTTGCAGATGCACGACCCGGTGACCCGGCTGCCCAACCGCGCCCTCTTCTTCGAGCGGCTCGCGGCGGCGCTGGAGCGGGACGCGTACGAGGAGTCGGGGACGGGCCGGATCGGGCTCGTCTATCTGGACCTCGACGGGTTCAAGGCGGTCAACGACACACTCGGGCACCGGGTCGGCGACCGGCTGCTCGCGGCCGTCGCCGAGCGGCTCACCCGGTGCGCCGACGAGGCGGGCCACTGCCGTACGGCCGGTGGCGCGGCGGCCGGGGCGCCGCTGGTGGCGCGGCTCGGCGGTGACGAGTTCGCGCTGCTGGTCGAGGACTCCACCGGCACCGAGCAGCTCGCCGATCTGGCCGAGTCCGTGCTGGGGGCCTTGCAGGCGCCGTTCGACCTGGCCGGGCAGCGGCTCACCCTCTCCGCCTCGATCGGAGTGGTGGAGCGGCAGTCGGCGAGCACGACGGCCACCGGACTGATGCAGGCCGCCGACACCACGCTGTACTGGGCGAAGGCCGACGGCAAGGCCCGCTGGACGCTGTTCGACCCGGAGCGCAACGCCCACCGGATGACCCGTCAGGCGCTGTCCTCCACGCTGCGGTCGGCCATCGGGCGGGGCGAGTTCAAGCTGGACTACCAGCCGCTCGTCCGCATGGTGAACGGCGAGGTGCGCGGGGTCGAGGCGCTGGTCCGCTGGCATCATCCGCAGTTCGGCCTCCTGGCGCCGAATCGGTTCATCTCACTGGCCGAGGAGGACGGCTCGATCGTCCAGCTCGGCCGGTGGATCCTCGCCACCGCCTGCCGTCAGGCGCGGCGCTGGCAGATCGACCATCCCGACCGGGCGCCGATCTTCGTCAGCGTGAACGTGGCCGTGCGCCAGGTCTGGGACTCCGACCTGGTCGCGGACGTCGCGGAGATCCTCGCGGAGACGGGCCTCGCCCCGCACCTGCTCCAGCTGGAACTCACCGAGTCCGCACTCATGGGCTCGGCCGGCCGGCCGCTGCAGGCGCTGAGGGCCCTCAGCGACATGGGCGTACGCATCGCCATCGACGACTTCGGCACGGGGTACTCGAACCTGGCGTATCTGAGCCGGCTGCCGGTGTCGGTGCTGAAGCTGGACGGGGCGTTCGTACGGGGGTTCCAGTACGAGGACTCGGCGGAGGGCGCCGGTGACGACGGGCAGCCGAACGCCGCCGACGAGATCATCGTCGAGGCGCTCGTCCAGCTCGCCCACCGGCTCGGGCTGAGCGTCACCGCCGAGGGCGTGGAGACCGACACGCAGGCCTCCCGGCTGCGGCGGCTCGGATGCGACACCGGGCAGGGGTGGCTGTACTCCCGCGCGGTGTCGCCGGAGCGGATCGCGGAGATGCTGGGGGCCGCGGCCTGCCCTCAGGCCTGA
- a CDS encoding LLM class flavin-dependent oxidoreductase, producing MATDEIRGEDGIRGETQGTAPVPLSILDLVTVGSGRTATDALRTSVTLSRLAERRGFHRYWVAEHHSMPGVASSSPAVILAHLAAHTTRIRLGSGGVMLPNHAPLVIAEQFGTLEAMAPGRVDLGLGRAPGTDGPTAAALRRTQRLHEGADDFPDQLAELTRFLDDDFPDAHPYSRIHAVPGPIQATSPGGVQSRHRPPIWLLGSSGFSARLAGSLGLPFAFAHHFSARNTIPALDLYRESFRPSAVLDAPYALIGVSALAADDEKEARRQIMAAALNMVRLRTGRPGLVPTPEEAEAYEFSVVERDFIDSWNADVIHGTVDEVRTRLDDLQKRTGADELMLTTHAHSPDLRLRSYELIADAYDLPDSGGVQA from the coding sequence GTGGCCACAGACGAGATACGAGGCGAGGACGGAATCCGAGGCGAGACACAGGGCACCGCCCCCGTCCCCCTGTCCATCCTGGACCTGGTCACCGTGGGCTCCGGCCGCACCGCCACAGACGCCCTCCGTACCAGCGTCACCCTCTCCCGCCTGGCCGAGCGCCGCGGATTCCACCGCTACTGGGTCGCCGAGCACCACTCCATGCCGGGCGTGGCCTCCTCCTCCCCGGCCGTGATCCTGGCCCACCTCGCCGCCCACACCACCCGCATCCGCCTCGGCTCAGGCGGCGTGATGCTCCCCAACCACGCCCCCCTGGTCATCGCGGAGCAGTTCGGCACCCTCGAGGCCATGGCCCCGGGCCGCGTGGACCTGGGCCTCGGCCGCGCCCCCGGCACGGACGGCCCCACCGCCGCCGCCCTCCGCCGCACCCAGCGCCTCCACGAGGGTGCCGACGACTTCCCCGACCAGCTCGCGGAACTGACCCGTTTCCTGGACGACGACTTCCCCGACGCCCACCCCTACAGCCGTATCCACGCGGTCCCGGGCCCCATCCAGGCCACCTCGCCCGGCGGCGTCCAGTCCCGCCACCGCCCCCCGATCTGGCTGCTCGGCTCCTCCGGCTTCAGCGCCCGCCTCGCCGGAAGCCTCGGCCTCCCCTTCGCCTTCGCGCACCACTTCTCGGCCCGCAACACCATCCCGGCCCTCGACCTGTACCGCGAGTCGTTCCGCCCCTCCGCCGTCCTCGACGCCCCGTACGCGCTGATCGGCGTCTCGGCCCTCGCCGCGGACGACGAGAAGGAGGCCCGCCGCCAGATCATGGCCGCCGCCCTGAACATGGTCCGGCTGCGCACCGGCCGCCCGGGACTCGTCCCGACCCCGGAGGAGGCGGAGGCGTACGAGTTCAGCGTGGTCGAGCGGGACTTCATCGACTCCTGGAACGCCGACGTCATCCACGGCACCGTCGACGAGGTCCGCACCCGCCTCGACGATCTGCAGAAGCGCACGGGCGCCGACGAGTTGATGCTCACCACCCACGCCCACAGCCCGGACCTGCGCCTGCGCTCGTACGAACTGATCGCGGACGCCTACGACTTGCCCGACAGCGGTGGTGTTCAGGCCTGA
- a CDS encoding maleate cis-trans isomerase family protein codes for MTALGFLYPGHSAEDDYPRIEQLLGSDIRVDLVHTELGADAHRVDALDVAALRELGSPERFAAGCEALRLTGAEAVVWASAGGSFVHGHTGARNQIRALAQAAGMPASSSAFAFVHAAREIGADRVAVASTYPEEVALLFADFLGEAGVPVTAVRSAPPPTASTDLATWGTDDILTLARAADTPEAEAILLPDTALHTAAHIPTLEKELSKPVLTASQVTVWEALRLTDRRVNAPTLGALFTREPLVQV; via the coding sequence ATGACCGCACTCGGATTCCTCTACCCGGGCCACTCGGCCGAGGACGACTATCCGCGCATCGAGCAGCTGCTGGGCAGCGACATCCGGGTCGACCTCGTGCACACGGAGCTCGGCGCGGACGCCCACCGCGTCGACGCCCTGGACGTGGCCGCCCTGCGCGAACTGGGCTCGCCCGAGCGCTTCGCGGCCGGCTGCGAGGCGTTGCGGCTGACCGGCGCGGAGGCCGTGGTGTGGGCGAGCGCCGGCGGCAGCTTCGTCCACGGTCACACCGGCGCCCGGAACCAGATCCGCGCCCTCGCCCAGGCCGCCGGCATGCCCGCCTCCTCCTCCGCCTTCGCCTTCGTGCACGCGGCCCGGGAGATCGGCGCGGACCGGGTGGCGGTGGCGTCGACTTACCCGGAGGAGGTGGCGCTTCTGTTCGCGGACTTCCTCGGCGAGGCAGGAGTCCCGGTGACCGCCGTACGCTCCGCACCACCCCCCACGGCGTCGACGGACCTGGCGACCTGGGGCACCGACGACATCCTCACACTCGCCCGCGCCGCCGACACCCCCGAGGCCGAGGCGATCCTCCTCCCCGACACGGCCCTCCACACGGCGGCCCACATCCCGACCCTGGAGAAGGAACTGTCCAAGCCGGTCCTCACCGCCAGCCAGGTCACGGTCTGGGAGGCGCTACGGCTGACGGACAGAAGGGTGAACGCCCCGACCCTGGGCGCGCTGTTCACAAGGGAGCCGCTGGTGCAGGTCTGA
- a CDS encoding D-2-hydroxyacid dehydrogenase: MPPTLLVLDAEPLPRLGRLTGRARVEHADASTLAERLPYADVLLVWDFASHAVRDAWPGEGPRPRWVHTASVGVDHLLCPELTASDTVVTNARGVFEQPVAEYVAALVLAMAKDLPRTWEAQGRREWWPREGLRVAGGRVCVVGSGPVGHAIAGSLGALGLRTAVVGRVAGPGVHGPEDLDRLMARADWVVAAAPLTEATYGMFDARRFGVMQPSARFVSVGRGALVVEGALVEALSKRWIAGAAVDGFVDEPLGVGDALWGVPGLIVSPHMGGGTVGWRDELAAQFVELYGVWEAGGALPNVVDKGRGYVPGR, encoded by the coding sequence ATGCCACCGACGCTGCTCGTTCTCGACGCCGAGCCCCTCCCCCGTCTCGGCCGGCTCACCGGGCGGGCCCGTGTCGAGCATGCCGACGCGTCGACGCTGGCGGAGCGGCTGCCGTACGCCGATGTGCTGCTGGTGTGGGACTTCGCCTCGCACGCCGTACGGGACGCCTGGCCCGGGGAGGGGCCCCGGCCGCGTTGGGTGCACACGGCGAGCGTGGGCGTGGACCATCTGCTGTGCCCCGAGCTGACGGCGTCCGACACGGTGGTGACCAACGCGCGCGGGGTCTTCGAGCAGCCGGTCGCCGAGTACGTCGCCGCGCTCGTCCTCGCCATGGCCAAGGATCTGCCTCGGACCTGGGAGGCGCAGGGGCGGCGGGAGTGGTGGCCCCGGGAGGGGCTGCGGGTGGCGGGCGGGCGGGTGTGCGTGGTGGGGTCCGGGCCGGTCGGGCATGCGATCGCCGGGAGTCTCGGGGCGCTCGGACTGCGTACCGCCGTCGTGGGGCGGGTGGCGGGGCCCGGGGTCCACGGGCCCGAGGATCTCGACCGGCTGATGGCGCGTGCGGACTGGGTGGTCGCGGCGGCGCCGTTGACGGAGGCGACGTACGGCATGTTCGACGCCCGGCGGTTCGGGGTCATGCAGCCGTCCGCGCGGTTCGTCAGTGTGGGGCGGGGGGCGCTGGTTGTGGAGGGGGCGCTGGTGGAGGCGTTGTCGAAGCGGTGGATCGCGGGGGCCGCGGTCGATGGGTTCGTCGACGAGCCGTTGGGGGTGGGCGATGCGTTGTGGGGTGTGCCCGGGTTGATCGTCTCGCCGCACATGGGCGGGGGGACGGTGGGGTGGCGGGATGAGCTCGCGGCGCAGTTCGTGGAGTTGTACGGGGTGTGGGAGGCGGGGGGAGCGTTGCCGAACGTGGTGGACAAGGGGCGGGGGTATGTGCCGGGGCGGTGA
- the ehuB gene encoding ectoine/hydroxyectoine ABC transporter substrate-binding protein EhuB, with protein sequence MVSGSRAPMTSPKGTVGRRTVLAAGLLGASGCSRVATASGVSGGDLLERLRAQGVARLGIAGEIPFGYIDRNGELTGEGPELAKVIFKRLGVPRVQPVPTEFGSLIPGLDSQQFDVVSAGMYINPERCAQVLFADPDYQMLDAFIVKKGNPKGIRDYADAVRAKARLATGTGYAEIAYAVEAGYDEGDLVIVQDQVAGLNAVEAGRVDVFAGTALTVREVVKKSAKAEATKPFAPLVDGKPHVDGGGFAFRRTERRLRDAFNAELRKMKRSGELFRVLRPFGFSRSEMTDMTAKELCGS encoded by the coding sequence ATGGTGTCGGGTAGCCGCGCGCCCATGACTTCACCAAAGGGAACAGTTGGGCGGCGCACGGTGCTCGCCGCCGGTTTGCTCGGGGCCAGTGGGTGCAGTCGCGTGGCCACCGCGTCCGGCGTGAGCGGGGGTGATCTGCTGGAGAGACTCAGGGCGCAGGGCGTGGCGCGGCTCGGGATCGCGGGGGAGATTCCGTTCGGGTACATCGACCGGAACGGCGAGCTGACCGGCGAGGGGCCCGAACTCGCCAAGGTCATCTTCAAACGGCTCGGCGTCCCGCGCGTCCAGCCCGTGCCGACCGAGTTCGGATCGCTCATCCCGGGGCTGGACTCCCAGCAGTTCGACGTCGTGTCCGCCGGGATGTACATCAACCCCGAGCGCTGTGCGCAGGTCCTCTTCGCCGACCCGGATTATCAGATGCTCGACGCGTTCATCGTGAAGAAGGGCAATCCCAAGGGGATACGGGACTACGCCGACGCCGTGCGGGCCAAGGCCCGGTTGGCCACCGGGACCGGGTACGCGGAGATCGCGTACGCCGTCGAGGCGGGGTACGACGAGGGCGACCTCGTCATCGTGCAGGACCAGGTGGCCGGGCTGAACGCCGTCGAGGCGGGGCGGGTCGATGTGTTCGCGGGTACGGCGCTGACCGTCCGGGAGGTGGTGAAGAAGTCGGCCAAGGCGGAGGCGACCAAGCCGTTCGCGCCGCTCGTCGACGGGAAACCGCATGTGGACGGCGGGGGGTTCGCGTTCCGGCGGACCGAGAGAAGGCTGCGGGACGCCTTCAACGCCGAGCTGCGGAAGATGAAGCGGAGCGGGGAGCTGTTCCGTGTGCTGCGGCCCTTCGGGTTCAGCCGGTCGGAGATGACCGACATGACCGCGAAGGAGTTGTGCGGATCATGA
- the ehuC gene encoding ectoine/hydroxyectoine ABC transporter permease subunit EhuC produces MTSGLWELVLRGVWATLQLLVLGALLAVAVSFAVGVARTHRLWVVRFLAGLYTEVFRGTSALIMIFWVFFVLPLAFGWQLVPLWAGTLALGLTYGAYGAEIVRGALNAVDPAQREGGIALSFTPWQRLRLILLPQAVPEMIPSFCNLLVELLKGTALVSVMGMGDLAFSAHLVRLALQESVEIYTYVLIIYFAIAFVITRGMRRLERRLKARVGKVPSRATTVPVRVPEGAVSGGGGA; encoded by the coding sequence ATGACGTCCGGCTTGTGGGAACTCGTACTGCGGGGTGTCTGGGCCACCCTCCAACTGCTCGTCCTCGGCGCCTTGCTGGCCGTCGCCGTCTCCTTCGCCGTCGGGGTGGCGCGCACCCACCGGCTGTGGGTCGTGCGCTTCCTCGCGGGGCTCTACACCGAGGTGTTCCGCGGGACCTCGGCCCTGATCATGATCTTCTGGGTGTTCTTCGTGCTGCCGCTCGCCTTCGGCTGGCAGCTGGTGCCGCTGTGGGCCGGCACGCTGGCGCTCGGGCTGACGTACGGGGCGTACGGCGCGGAGATCGTGCGCGGGGCGCTCAACGCGGTGGATCCGGCGCAGCGCGAGGGCGGGATCGCGCTGAGCTTCACCCCGTGGCAGCGGCTGCGGCTGATCCTGCTGCCGCAGGCGGTGCCGGAGATGATCCCGTCCTTCTGCAACCTGCTCGTCGAACTCCTCAAGGGCACCGCCCTGGTGTCGGTCATGGGCATGGGTGACCTGGCGTTCAGCGCGCATCTGGTCCGGCTGGCGTTGCAGGAGAGCGTGGAGATCTACACGTACGTGCTGATCATCTACTTTGCGATCGCGTTCGTGATCACTCGGGGGATGCGGCGGCTGGAGCGCCGGCTGAAGGCCCGCGTCGGCAAGGTGCCGTCGAGGGCGACCACGGTGCCCGTACGCGTGCCCGAAGGGGCCGTGAGCGGCGGAGGTGGTGCGTGA
- the ehuD gene encoding ectoine/hydroxyectoine ABC transporter permease subunit EhuD, with amino-acid sequence MSWDWNAVSDFMPHFRDGLLVSLQALALGSVVSFVLGLVWALLMRTPSRWVRWPVGAVTEFVRNTPLLVQLFFLFYVLPEWGLAFDALTTGVLALGLHYSTYTMQVYRAGIEAVPAGQWEAATALNLPVVRTWRVVILPQAVRRVVPALGNYVIAMLKDTPMLMVITVLEMLGEARLFGQQTFRFTEPLTVIGVAFVLVSYLASLLLRTLERRLVR; translated from the coding sequence ATGAGCTGGGACTGGAACGCCGTCTCCGACTTCATGCCGCACTTCCGGGACGGCCTGCTGGTCTCCCTCCAGGCGCTGGCCCTCGGCTCGGTCGTGTCGTTCGTGCTCGGGCTGGTGTGGGCGCTGCTGATGCGCACGCCGTCCCGCTGGGTGCGCTGGCCGGTAGGGGCGGTCACCGAGTTCGTGCGGAACACGCCTCTGCTCGTCCAGCTGTTCTTCCTCTTCTATGTGCTGCCCGAGTGGGGGCTGGCCTTCGACGCGCTGACCACCGGTGTACTCGCCCTCGGGCTGCACTACTCGACGTACACGATGCAGGTCTACCGGGCCGGTATCGAGGCCGTGCCCGCCGGTCAGTGGGAGGCGGCCACCGCGCTGAACCTGCCGGTCGTCAGGACCTGGCGGGTGGTGATCCTGCCGCAGGCGGTCCGCCGGGTCGTACCGGCCCTCGGCAACTACGTGATCGCGATGCTCAAGGACACACCGATGCTGATGGTGATCACGGTCCTGGAGATGCTCGGCGAGGCCCGCCTCTTCGGCCAGCAGACCTTCCGGTTCACCGAGCCGCTCACGGTCATCGGCGTGGCCTTCGTCCTCGTCTCCTATCTGGCCTCCCTTCTTCTGCGAACCCTGGAGCGACGTCTTGTCCGCTGA
- the ehuA gene encoding ectoine/hydroxyectoine ABC transporter ATP-binding protein EhuA, which translates to MSADTSLIKEPAGRPLDRTELIRFENVTKRFGEQTVLDGLDFSVDTGRHVTLIGPSGSGKTTILRLLMTLTKPDEGTITVGGQKLFPADEKQVREVRRNIGMVFQQFNLFPNMSVLRNLTEAPVTVLGLGKDEAEARARELLDLVGLADKCDAYPTQLSGGQQQRVAIARALAMRPQVLLLDEVTSALDPELVAGVLDLLRDIARTTDITMLCVTHEMNFARDISDQVLMFDSGQVIESGSPEKIFGEPEHERTREFLGAVL; encoded by the coding sequence TTGTCCGCTGACACCTCTCTCATCAAAGAACCCGCCGGCCGTCCCCTGGACCGTACCGAGCTGATCCGCTTCGAGAACGTGACGAAGCGGTTCGGCGAGCAGACGGTCCTCGACGGCCTCGACTTCTCGGTCGACACGGGTCGGCACGTCACCCTCATCGGCCCCTCCGGGTCCGGCAAGACCACGATCCTGCGGCTGCTGATGACCCTGACGAAGCCCGACGAGGGCACGATCACGGTCGGCGGGCAGAAGCTCTTCCCGGCCGACGAGAAGCAGGTCCGTGAGGTCCGCAGGAACATCGGGATGGTCTTCCAGCAGTTCAACCTCTTCCCGAACATGAGCGTGCTGCGCAACCTCACCGAGGCCCCGGTCACCGTGCTCGGCCTCGGCAAGGACGAGGCCGAGGCGCGCGCCCGCGAACTGCTCGACCTGGTCGGACTGGCCGACAAGTGCGACGCCTACCCGACCCAGCTCTCCGGCGGGCAGCAGCAGCGGGTGGCGATAGCCCGGGCCCTGGCGATGCGGCCGCAGGTGCTGTTGCTCGACGAGGTGACCTCCGCGCTCGACCCCGAGCTGGTCGCCGGTGTCCTCGACCTGCTCAGGGACATCGCCCGCACCACCGACATCACCATGCTCTGCGTGACCCATGAGATGAACTTCGCCCGGGACATCTCGGATCAGGTTCTGATGTTCGATTCTGGCCAGGTCATCGAGTCGGGCAGCCCCGAGAAGATCTTCGGCGAGCCGGAGCACGAACGCACCCGCGAATTCCTCGGCGCGGTTCTCTGA
- a CDS encoding IclR family transcriptional regulator, which translates to MALKHEPTAPYHSAQDALRVLETVARHAGGVTDAEIARRTGVGSERLTALLRMLRREGYVEQTADGAYVTGAALTRLGSSHGRDQALREQLQRTLDRLRDSLGAAVYITRYVDGEIHVTGCADSPATPAVHEWVDFRSSAHATAFGKGLLGQLDLNGRRDHLSRHRPARLTARTITNERVLLSKLDAQSPTVPVLDLQEYAAGTVCAAVPITAGASVGCLALSLPLEHAHRLREAADTLNRGAAPVLLSLAI; encoded by the coding sequence GTGGCGCTCAAGCACGAGCCGACCGCGCCGTACCACTCGGCCCAGGACGCCCTGCGCGTCCTGGAGACGGTGGCGCGGCACGCAGGTGGCGTCACCGACGCCGAGATCGCCCGCCGGACCGGCGTCGGCAGCGAGCGGTTGACCGCGCTCCTGCGCATGCTGCGCCGGGAGGGATACGTCGAACAGACCGCCGACGGCGCCTACGTCACCGGAGCCGCCCTCACCCGTCTGGGTTCCTCGCACGGCCGTGACCAGGCCCTGCGCGAGCAGCTCCAGCGGACGCTCGACCGGCTGCGGGACTCGCTGGGCGCCGCCGTGTACATCACCCGCTATGTGGACGGCGAGATCCATGTCACCGGCTGCGCCGACAGCCCGGCGACCCCGGCCGTCCACGAATGGGTCGACTTCCGCTCCTCCGCCCACGCCACCGCCTTCGGCAAGGGCCTGCTGGGCCAGCTCGACCTGAACGGCCGCCGCGATCACCTCTCGCGCCACCGGCCCGCCCGGCTCACGGCCCGTACGATCACCAACGAGAGGGTCCTGCTGAGCAAACTCGACGCCCAGTCGCCGACGGTTCCGGTGCTCGACCTCCAGGAGTACGCGGCGGGCACGGTCTGCGCGGCCGTCCCCATCACGGCCGGCGCCTCCGTGGGCTGCCTCGCCCTTTCCCTCCCGCTCGAACACGCGCACAGGCTCCGTGAGGCCGCGGACACGCTGAACCGGGGAGCGGCGCCGGTACTGCTCTCCTTGGCGATCTAG